A stretch of the Saccharolobus caldissimus genome encodes the following:
- a CDS encoding SAM-dependent methyltransferase, translated as MDIEGAEGKLFERREWLSYVKQIAIELHGKENIKRVPEALREEGFNLRFMTKTDLIKGTLRNGLLHLPSLLKAEKRTKILTNYLFSKKYNVPALSKEEYKILYWERSSN; from the coding sequence ATGGATATAGAGGGTGCAGAAGGGAAATTGTTCGAAAGGAGAGAATGGCTAAGTTACGTTAAGCAAATAGCTATAGAACTTCACGGGAAAGAGAATATAAAAAGAGTACCTGAGGCATTAAGAGAAGAGGGATTTAATTTACGCTTCATGACAAAGACGGACTTAATAAAGGGAACGCTTAGAAATGGATTACTTCATTTACCATCTCTTCTAAAGGCTGAGAAAAGGACTAAAATACTTACTAACTATCTCTTTTCTAAAAAGTATAACGTCCCTGCATTATCTAAGGAAGAATATAAGATATTGTATTGGGAGAGATCTAGCAATTGA
- a CDS encoding FkbM family methyltransferase: MAGEWDFLKVKKEDIVLDAGAFIGDFTLKIARKAKEVVAVEPLPWAFQLLKKNVEMNELKNVVPVNKALYDVEGVKVKISDEGTGSKIGN; the protein is encoded by the coding sequence ATTGCCGGTGAGTGGGACTTCCTAAAGGTAAAGAAAGAGGACATAGTCCTAGATGCTGGAGCATTTATAGGGGACTTTACACTCAAGATTGCAAGAAAGGCTAAAGAAGTTGTAGCAGTAGAACCTTTGCCTTGGGCATTTCAGTTGCTGAAGAAAAACGTAGAAATGAATGAGTTAAAGAACGTGGTACCAGTGAACAAAGCCTTATATGACGTAGAAGGGGTAAAAGTGAAGATAAGTGATGAAGGTACTGGGTCTAAGATAGGGAATTGA
- the cmr4 gene encoding type III-B CRISPR module RAMP protein Cmr4, protein MANYFTKAYVFYIFTVTNCHVGSGSTASEEIDLPFQRDSLGYPIIYASSLKGSIKSFLLRTYEDSKKGEVFYLFGKDESADEVSKVSILDAVLLFIPVRIIPVSNNFRGVYAYATTVELLDTAQSYLDAVSSLTQGNFNKKNDDVKFYKIDENGNLEVIVNESYFKFKEDDDLKNNYSKLIPTSINKPIFVFEGNIGKDIINRSLIRVRRIRIDRGKKTVEIGGLWSEEYVPHNTYFMSVALVREDGKKDGEPQSALELFNSIKNKLNYLIIGGHETIGKGIIRLIWAD, encoded by the coding sequence ATGGCTAATTACTTTACAAAAGCCTATGTTTTTTATATATTTACAGTTACGAATTGTCATGTCGGTAGTGGTTCTACTGCTTCTGAAGAGATTGACTTACCCTTCCAGAGGGATAGTTTAGGTTACCCTATAATTTACGCTTCAAGCCTAAAAGGTTCTATAAAGTCGTTTCTTTTAAGAACTTATGAAGATAGTAAAAAAGGTGAAGTATTTTATTTATTTGGTAAGGATGAGAGTGCGGATGAAGTATCTAAAGTTTCAATTTTAGATGCGGTCTTGCTTTTCATCCCAGTTAGGATAATTCCGGTCTCCAATAATTTTAGGGGAGTTTATGCCTATGCTACTACTGTTGAGCTTTTAGATACTGCACAGTCGTATCTTGATGCTGTTTCTTCACTTACTCAAGGTAATTTCAATAAGAAGAATGATGACGTTAAGTTCTATAAGATTGATGAAAATGGAAACTTGGAAGTAATAGTTAATGAGAGTTATTTTAAGTTTAAGGAAGATGACGACTTAAAAAACAATTATTCCAAACTTATACCAACTAGTATAAATAAACCTATTTTCGTCTTTGAGGGTAATATAGGTAAGGATATTATTAATAGGTCTTTAATTAGGGTTAGGAGGATAAGGATAGATAGGGGTAAAAAGACTGTTGAGATTGGAGGCTTATGGTCTGAAGAATATGTTCCTCATAATACTTATTTCATGAGTGTGGCGTTAGTAAGGGAAGATGGTAAGAAAGACGGTGAGCCACAGAGTGCTTTAGAATTATTTAATTCTATTAAAAATAAATTAAATTACTTAATTATCGGA